A single Eremothecium sinecaudum strain ATCC 58844 chromosome VIII, complete sequence DNA region contains:
- a CDS encoding HHL245Cp (Syntenic homolog of Ashbya gossypii AEL232C; Syntenic homolog of Ashbya gossypii NOHBY512; No homolog in Saccharomyces cerevisiae; Syntenic homolog of Kluyveromyces lactis KLLA0F02662g; 1-intron in Ashbya gossypii): protein MKLLRNLLDFLRGYMQWFFAQRQQLRIAVLGLQNSGKSTFTAFLTGEPFQADVVPTLGANIKRATIGQTSIQIYDLAGQLRFRFLWGRYLQKVDLIVYVMDLSDHTCWEQSKSTLHEVLVATNTERVPVLVLGNKKDLTDVPLSVGQTEPTQGQSYRSQQSNTTANLSSPSSPSDPSPYQWKFIKPLLSHYDYDDIPKFNLDGTNQHILKDIHILSKEIGIDLCNGILHTTSDTTLTMDRDVGIFTISCKQGTCMQEVIDWILQI, encoded by the exons ATGAAACTGTTAAGAAATTTGCTAGATTTTTTACGGGGTTATATGCAATGGTTTTTTGCCCAGCGCCAG CAGCTCCGCATCGCTGTTTTAGGTCTTCAGAACAGTGGTAAATCTACATTTACTGCATTTCTAACAGGCGAGCCCTTCCAAGCAGATGTTGTACCAACTCTTGGAGCGAATATCAAGCGCGCCACAATAGGACAGACTTCAATTCAAATATATGACCTTGCTGGACAGTTACGCTTCCGTTTCCTATGGGGAAGGTATCTGCAGAAAGTAGACCTCATAGTCTATGTTATGGACCTCAGCGACCATACATGTTGGGAGCAATCAAAGAGCACATTACATGAGGTCCTAGTGGCCACCAATACGGAGCGCGTGCCCGTTTTAGTTTTGGGCAACAAAAAAGACCTTACAGATGTACCTCTGTCGGTTGGCCAAACAGAACCCACACAAGGACAGTCATACCGATCTCAACAAAGTAATACCACTGCAAACCTGTCctctccttcttctccaaGCGATCCAAGCCCCTATCAATGGAAGTTCATCAAACCCCTATTGAGTCATTATGACTACGACGACATCCCTAAATTCAATCTTGATGGAACCAACCAGCATATTTTAAAGGATATCCATATCCTCTCGAAGGAAATTGGAATCGATTTATGCAATGGTATTTTACATACTACAAGTGATACCACCCTTACAATGGATAGGGATGTAGGGATTTTTACAATTAGCTGTAAACAGGGGACATGTATGCAAGAAGTAATTGACTGGATATTACAGATATAA
- the HST3 gene encoding NAD-dependent histone deacetylase HST3 (Syntenic homolog of Ashbya gossypii AEL229W; Syntenic homolog of Saccharomyces cerevisiae YOR025W (HST3)), with translation MPSLIQSQESFNELFPSPVKKRPSKPQLRTEKIQHIRLNSAEGGLSDNEELLNLIYKQISKSKKIMVLTGAGISCNAGIPDFRSSEGLYNLVKKQYPDVQIRSGQDMFDISLFREEKLISVFATFMDSLHSSAIVAKPTKTHEFIAHLKDRSKLLRCYTQNIDGLEEHLGLALSKPMDPRVSFSSQWKSFDVVQLHGDLNSLSCTQCFNNFSWSRSWKRVLKAGELPTCPRCVELNEIRTNQGKRSRTNVGILRPNIVLYGENHPSGEFIRQGLNLDVAKGKPDLLIVMGTSLKVDGVRRLVKSISKQVHEKSGLVLFINNSNIGDCSWHGIIDYQIESDCDLWVADLKRRIPEFFLSQQQADRARQLKREASELRKKQREQREREALEQQGPLTPNTPPSTPSPPRWREPTTPELNFDDQHTNELAPAAIQEAYTDPIIVKEDPMSDVFMRLIKDNRQYKTFNVVQPKEVMIRDRTPLENSHKRRRLLDKNTKQEVEGIPTDMDEKNPNQLILEGK, from the coding sequence ATGCCGAGTTTAATACAAAGCCAGGAGTCTTTTAATGAACTATTTCCTAGCCCAGTAAAGAAACGGCCCTCCAAACCACAATTAAGGACAGAGAAAATACAACATATAAGGTTAAATTCTGCCGAAGGTGGCCTTTCTGATAATGAGGAGCTGTTAAATTTGATATACAAGCAGATAAGCAAGTCTAAGAAAATAATGGTTTTAACAGGAGCTGGTATTTCTTGCAATGCAGGGATACCTGATTTCCGGTCATCTGAGGGATTATACAACCTTGTGAAGAAACAGTATCCAGATGTCCAAATTAGGTCGGGCCAAGATATGTTTGATATATCTTTGTTTCGAGAAGAGAAGCTAATAAGTGTTTTTGCAACGTTCATGGATTCTTTGCATTCAAGCGCTATTGTAGCAAAGCCTACAAAAACGCACGAATTTATTGCACATTTGAAAGATAGGAGCAAATTACTACGCTGTTATACTCAGAATATAGATGGTCTAGAGGAGCACCTTGGGCTTGCGTTGTCCAAACCAATGGACCCACGCGTCTCTTTCAGTTCTCAGTGGAAAAGTTTTGATGTAGTCCAGCTACACGGGGACTTAAACTCCTTGTCATGCACGCAATGTTTCAATAATTTTTCGTGGTCACGTTCATGGAAGCGGGTTTTGAAAGCTGGAGAATTACCCACCTGTCCGCGCTGTGTGGAGCTAAATGAAATAAGAACAAACCAGGGTAAGCGATCGCGAACGAACGTGGGGATTTTAAGGCCAAACATTGTGCTCTACGGAGAAAATCATCCGAGTGGTGAGTTCATTAGACAAGGCCTAAATTTAGACGTTGCTAAAGGCAAGCCTGATCTATTGATCGTCATGGGAACCAGCTTGAAAGTCGATGGCGTGAGAAGGTTGGTGAAAAGCATTAGTAAACAAGTTCATGAGAAGTCTGGACTCGTGCTATTTATAAATAACTCTAACATTGGTGATTGCAGTTGgcatggaataatagaTTACCAAATAGAGTCTGATTGTGATCTCTGGGTTGCTGATTTGAAGAGGAGAATCCCTGAGTTCTTTCTTTCGCAACAACAGGCTGATCGTGCCAGGCAACTGAAAAGAGAAGCTAGCGAATTGAGAAAAAAACAACGTGAACAAAGAGAGAGAGAAGCTCTTGAGCAACAAGGTCCTTTGACTCCAAACACTCCACCCAGTACACCATCACCACCGAGATGGAGGGAACCAACTACTCCTGAGTTAAATTTTGATGACCAGCACACGAATGAGTTGGCTCCGGCTGCAATTCAGGAAGCATATACAGATCCAATCATTGTAAAAGAGGACCCGATGAGCGACGTATTCATGCGATTAATAAAGGATAATAGACAATATAAAACGTTTAATGTCGTACAACCAAAAGAAGTCATGATACGTGATAGAACACCTTTGGAGAACTCACATAAACGTAGACGTTTATTGGATAAAAACACTAAACAAGAAGTCGAAGGTATACCCACAGATATGGACGAAAAAAATCCAAATCAATTAATCCTGGAGGGAAAGTGA
- the SNM1 gene encoding Snm1p (Syntenic homolog of Ashbya gossypii AEL228W; Syntenic homolog of Saccharomyces cerevisiae YDR478W (SNM1)), producing MNKNQKDKFKERHISHKYNTLHTIPRVGIPQISGLYLKSFYNALKRNRIALPTSILENDRKFCSSCGCIQICGYNLEAKVVESKTAGSITRNLAYKCLNCNKVKLFELSSQEDTTSVEKSPFIAKWPKTPSENKTKGAVTKKTAKDRAKMRKNTLSNMLASKKQETASKNKVTLSLSDFLQK from the coding sequence ATGAACAAGAATCAGAAGGATAAGTTTAAGGAACGTCATATTTCTCATAAATACAACACTCTTCATACCATTCCAAGGGTTGGCATTCCACAAATATCTGGGTTATATTTAAAAAGCTTCTATAATGCTCTAAAAAGAAACCGGATAGCGCTACCGACAAGTATTTTAGAAAATGATAGGAAGTTTTGCAGTTCGTGTGGGTGTATACAGATATGTGGCTATAATTTGGAGGCGAAGGTAGTTGAAAGTAAAACAGCCGGCTCTATTACTAGAAACTTGGCTTACAAATGTCTAAACTGTAATAAGGTGAAGCTATTTGAACTTTCAAGCCAAGAGGATACTACTAGCGTAGAAAAGTCACCTTTTATTGCTAAATGGCCGAAAACTCCAAGTGAGAATAAGACGAAAGGTGCGGTAACTAAGAAAACGGCTAAAGACAGAGCAAAAATGAGGAAAAATACATTGAGTAATATGTTAGCATCTAAGAAACAGGAAACTGCATCTAAGAATAAAGTGACTCTCAGTCTTTCTGATTTCTTACAAAAGTAG
- the SNF1 gene encoding AMP-activated serine/threonine-protein kinase catalytic subunit SNF1 (Syntenic homolog of Ashbya gossypii AEL230W; Syntenic homolog of Saccharomyces cerevisiae YDR477W (SNF1)) encodes MDIPGGNMQDSGQSSYHHHKYGSSSHPGGQGIGKYQVIKTLGEGSFGKVKLAYHVGTGQKVALKIINKKVLAKSDMQGRIEREISYLRLLRHPHIIKLYDVMKSNDEIIMVIEYAGNELFDYIVQRDKMSENEARRFFQQIISAVEYCHRHKIVHRDLKPENLLLDEHLNVKIADFGLSNIMTDGNFLKTSCGSPNYAAPEVISGKLYAGPEVDVWSSGVILYVMLCRRLPFDDESIPVLFKNISNGVYTIPKYLSAGASSLIKRMLIVNPLNRITIHGIMEDEWFKVELPDYLTPVDLRNETRDKQEMGEEEIDESLVKMLTKTMSYDTDEIYEALESANETDPSVIEIRDAYLLIKENKSLIDGLKLNKQKSETLDTFLSQSPPTFDPQSNPLEGNSIQGSSFGGRHGSSANHHMKKLASSQQRTYQLPFAEQQDEDSTIAILPSSLPQIHRANMVAQGSPAAVKISPLSNKKSKSKWHFGIRSRSYPLDVMGEIYLALKHLGAEWAKPSEEDLWTIRVRWKYKPGNQGQDTIPDLMKMVIQLFQIETNNYLVDFKFDGWESSTGKEFTSTSTEDEMSTFSAYPFLHLTTRLIMELAVNSQNG; translated from the coding sequence ATGGATATTCCAGGAGGAAACATGCAAGATTCAGGACAGAGCAGCTACCACCATCACAAGTATGGCTCGTCTTCACATCCTGGTGGCCAGGGGATAGGGAAATACCAGGTGATCAAGACCTTGGGAGAGGGTTCATTTGGGAAAGTCAAGCTGGCGTACCATGTAGGGACTGGTCAGAAGGTCGCCCTAAAGATTATTAACAAAAAGGTTCTAGCTAAAAGCGATATGCAGGGTCGTATTGAGCGGGAGATATCTTACTTGAGGTTGCTTCGGCACCCACATATTATTAAGTTGTATGATGTTATGAAGTCAAACGATGAAATTATTATGGTTATTGAATATGCTGGCAATGAGCTTTTTGACTACATTGTTCAGCGGGACAAGATGTCGGAAAATGAGGCTAGGCGTTTCTTCCAACAGATTATAAGTGCAGTTGAATATTGCCACAGACATAAAATTGTTCACAGAGATTTGAAGCCCGAGAATTTATTGTTGGACGAGCATTTAAACGTAAAAATTGCGGATTTTGGGTTGTCCAATATAATGACCGATGGGAACTTCTTGAAGACGTCATGTGGGTCGCCGAACTATGCAGCCCCTGAGGTTATCAGCGGGAAGTTGTATGCAGGACCAGAGGTCGATGTGTGGTCTTCAGGTGTTATATTGTACGTAATGTTGTGCCGTAGATTACCCTTTGATGACGAGAGCATTCCGGTGTTGTTCAAGAATATTAGCAACGGTGTTTACACTATACCCAAATACTTGTCTGCAGGCGCATCCAGTTTAATAAAAAGGATGTTGATCGTAAACCCGCTAAATAGAATTACGATTCATGGGATAATGGAGGACGAGTGGTTTAAGGTCGAACTCCCTGACTATTTAACCCCTGTTGATCTTAGAAATGAAACTAGGGATAAGCAAGAGATGGGAGAGGAGGAAATTGATGAATCCCTGGTTAAAATGCTAACAAAGACTATGAGTTACGATACTGATGAGATATACGAGGCATTGGAAAGCGCCAACGAAACGGACCCAAGTGTAATCGAAATCAGAGATGCGTATCTTTTGataaaagaaaataaaTCTTTGATTGACGGTCTGAAGTTAAACAAGCAAAAATCAGAGACCTTAGATACATTCTTGTCGCAATCTCCTCCAACTTTTGATCCGCAAAGCAACCCATTAGAAGGTAATAGCATACAAGGCTCGTCTTTTGGCGGACGCCATGGCTCTAGTGCAAACCACCACATGAAGAAGCTAGCGTCCTCTCAGCAGAGAACTTACCAGCTTCCCTTTGCGGAGCAGCAAGATGAAGACAGTACCATTGCAATCTTACCAAGCTCTTTGCCCCAAATACACAGGGCAAACATGGTTGCTCAAGGCTCCCCTGCCGCCGTGAAGATCTCTCCTTTGAGTAACAAAAAATCGAAATCCAAGTGGCACTTCGGAATACGATCCCGTTCATACCCATTAGACGTGATGGGTGAAATATACCTGGCATTGAAGCACCTCGGCGCCGAGTGGGCAAAACCATCCGAAGAAGACTTATGGACTATACGTGTTCGCTGGAAGTACAAACCGGGAAATCAAGGCCAAGATACAATTCCAGACTTGATGAAAATGGTAATACAATTATTTCAGATAGAAACCAATAATTATTTGGTTGACTTCAAGTTTGACGGCTGGGAGTCTAGCACGGGAAAAGAATTTACGTCAACATCTACAGAGGATGAAATGAGCACCTTTTCTGCCTATCCTTTCCTACATTTAACTACGAGACTAATCATGGAATTAGCAGTTAACAGTCAAAATGGATAG
- the PEX29 gene encoding Pex29p (Syntenic homolog of Ashbya gossypii AEL227C; Syntenic homolog of Saccharomyces cerevisiae YDR479C (PEX29)) — protein MEVVDTVANFFRDDRERRTGYQFKDNNDTTNRYNKKDNTKSSLASAMDSLKSYTSRTTEGMATKTETLHASGIQGLLLDRLVEKVINIAIPSPADDAEGKIGSRVEAGKNRPGLSVPIMSRNFVQMNARLSFPFKMLNEVIRVLNWENPAYTLSIAALLSFVVLKPVPMLSSGPLLYILFVVMVPSYLNTHRPEPWDELGTSNPIPATGPPLKEVEIPKPVPEFSKEFLLNLTDLQNHMVLYVIAYDFIDAFLVKFAFFKDENISAATFMTLFLVSVFNLLYMDTLYKWIPFKLFILAFGWSFIILLHPNFRDSFLGYFYSEETRIRLLTFSNNLEKLVNEYWDHYEPRENRQAAIFEIQKFNKQAKAWETVCYSPDDFTLLAKSRIAQQSLESTALSLSDVKAPQEWEWISKYDWVLDLDPRKWVNEGIVQHVDVDTETKWVYDLSYDGNRGQYRRRRWIRLCTRIRQLDTMKDSNDYDIYDELGMKEMERYTGVSLTSMHGLSRRNSITNTNSPHLMEKRESEISGSNLQPDGHVSNVDTQIPKAMEAVDPGSKAVKSLTHVLNSHS, from the coding sequence ATGGAAGTTGTAGATACGGTAGCCAATTTCTTTCGAGACGATAGAGAAAGGAGGACTGGTTATCAGTTTAAGGATAATAACGATACGACTAATAGATATAACAAAAAAGACAATACGAAAAGCTCACTAGCATCAGCTATGGACTCCCTTAAAAGCTATACGAGTAGAACCACTGAGGGAATGGCTACAAAGACTGAAACACTGCATGCTTCCGGTATACAAGGACTGTTGCTTGATAGATTGGTGGAGAAAGTCATTAACATAGCAATTCCATCACCAGCAGACGATGCAGAAGGTAAAATTGGGTCTCGGGTGGAGGCTGGTAAAAACCGGCCAGGCCTATCAGTACCGATTATGAGTCGCAACTTTGTTCAAATGAATGCTAGGTTGAGTTTTCCGTTCAAGATGTTGAATGAAGTCATTCGAGTTTTAAACTGGGAGAACCCAGCGTACACTCTCTCTATTGCGGCACTTCTTTCTTTTGTGGTGCTAAAACCAGTTCCTATGCTAAGTAGTGGACCATTACTTTACATTTTGTTTGTGGTGATGGTTCCAAGTTACTTGAATACTCATCGTCCGGAGCCCTGGGACGAGCTAGGAACTTCAAATCCGATCCCTGCTACGGGACCACCTTTGAAAGAGGTTGAGATTCCCAAACCAGTTCCTGAATTCTCCAAAGAGTTCCTATTGAACTTGACGGACTTGCAAAACCATATGGTATTGTATGTGATTGCTTATGACTTCATTGACGCATTTTTGGTTAAGTTTGCGTTCTTCAAGGACGAGAATATAAGCGCTGCGACATTTATGACGCTGTTTTTGGTTAGTGTGTTCAATCTTTTGTATATGGATACGCTATATAAATGGATTCCGTTCAAATTATTTATTCTAGCTTTTGGGTGGTCGTTTATTATACTGCTACATCCTAACTTTAGAGACTCATTCCTAGGATATTTTTACTCTGAGGAAACAAGAATCAGACTATTGACATTTTCAAATAACCTAGAGAAACTTGTAAATGAATACTGGGACCATTACGAGCCCCGAGAAAACCGCCAGGCGGCGATTTTTGAAATCCAGAAATTCAATAAACAGGCTAAAGCGTGGGAAACCGTATGCTATTCGCCCGACGATTTTACGTTATTGGCGAAGTCCAGAATTGCCCAACAGTCACTTGAGAGCACTGCCCTATCATTAAGTGACGTCAAGGCCCCACAGGAATGGGAATGGATAAGCAAATATGATTGGGTATTGGATTTGGATCCAAGGAAATGGGTGAATGAAGGAATTGTTCAACATGTGGATGTTGATACAGAAACAAAATGGGTTTACGACTTAAGTTATGATGGTAACAGAGGACAATACAGAAGAAGGAGATGGATTAGATTGTGCACGAGGATAAGACAATTGGATACGATGAAAGACAGTAACGATTATGATATTTATGATGAATTGGGCATGAAAGAAATGGAAAGGTACACTGGTGTATCGCTGACATCTATGCATGGCCTAAGCAGGAGAAATAGTATAACTAACACTAATTCTCCTCATTTAATGGAAAAGAGGGAGTCTGAGATTTCCGGTTCGAACTTGCAACCTGATGGGCATGTAAGTAATGTAGATACGCAAATTCCAAAAGCAATGGAAGCGGTGGATCCAGGATCCAAAGCTGTTAAAAGCTTGACGCACGTATTAAATTCACATAGTTAA
- a CDS encoding uncharacterized protein (Syntenic homolog of Ashbya gossypii AEL231C; Syntenic homolog of Saccharomyces cerevisiae YDR476C), with protein MVDPVSERIMLHMNKEHKTAIEDYLVYYGKVPMTEKISDIWMIELEKDHFTLQFKHSELELELQKTIIFDPPLKDWSEAKPRFIEMSKEAAAGRGYSHIQVKDIDYPSVQEWLLIALIYLPVLIYFKRDVIDSVPLPEIVYEVISQDVALLGIIAGVFICHNIECYVLLRPRLVKYRVPKDYSIDWYFFGLLEGYSAIKRFDRMVQKMLENNA; from the coding sequence ATGGTTGACCCAGTAAGCGAACGTATCATGTTGCACATGAACAAGGAACATAAAACTGCCATAGAAGACTACCTCGTCTACTATGGTAAGGTTCCAATGACTGAGAAAATCAGTGATATCTGGATGATAGAACTAGAGAAAGATCATTTCACATTACAGTTCAAGCATAGTGAGCTTGAGTTAGAGTTACAGAAGACTATCATATTTGATCCTCCTTTGAAAGACTGGAGCGAGGCCAAACCTCGCTTTATAGAGATGTCCAAAGAAGCGGCCGCAGGAAGAGGTTACTCGCACATACAAGTGAAAGATATAGACTACCCTTCCGTTCAGGAATGGTTATTGATTGCTCTTATCTACTTACCTGTCCTCATCTACTTCAAGAGGGACGTTATTGATTCTGTCCCTCTTCCTGAGATAGTTTACGAGGTCATTTCACAAGATGTCGCGCTACTAGGTATTATAGCCGGGGTGTTTATTTGTCACAATATTGAATGCTACGTGTTGCTCCGTCCAAGACTAGTGAAATACAGAGTCCCTAAGGACTACTCGATCGACTGGTACTTTTTTGGACTGTTGGAAGGATACTCAGCCATAAAGAGGTTCGACAGAATGGTTCAAAAGATGCTAGAAAACAATGCCTAA
- the BUB3 gene encoding Bub3p (Syntenic homolog of Ashbya gossypii AEL226W; Syntenic homolog of Saccharomyces cerevisiae YOR026W (BUB3)) has translation MTYTELKDVSSDYLGGICLHDELNQLIVASWDGTVSLYDWEQNKLLGRLRHKWSLTSVALCVGSTKCYVGSVQGEILELDWESERLVLVQGVSCTLGVSCMGSYGHYLVAGSWDGSFIVIDTRRNSVSTKQKLIGKVLSLDCSESRIVCLTTDGIFVFDALNLNNPPIRRDSGLKYQSRCIKLVGKDAGYVQSSIDGRVAVEYFDNSVAKFAFRCHRLNLKDMQLVFPVNALCFNPISGMLYTGGADGKVVAWNLVSKKKSEELPKVEDSVVKLCCNKKALIIAACDDSFKTGAVADDVKLHPSRIYIMPLKAS, from the coding sequence ATGACCTATACAGAGCTGAAAGATGTCAGTAGTGACTATTTAGGCGGAATATGTTTACACGATGAGCTGAATCAGCTGATAGTAGCAAGCTGGGATGGTACCGTATCATTGTACGATTGGGAACAGAATAAGTTATTGGGACGATTACGTCACAAGTGGTCGTTAACAAGCGTTGCACTATGTGTTGGGTCTACGAAATGCTACGTTGGTAGTGTACAAGGTGAAATACTAGAACTTGATTGGGAATCTGAACGGCTGGTTTTGGTACAGGGTGTTTCATGCACCTTAGGGGTATCATGTATGGGTAGTTATGGTCATTATTTGGTTGCTGGGTCGTGGGATGGAAGTTTTATCGTTATTGATACCAGACGGAATTCCGTCAGTACGAAGCAGAAGCTGATTGGGAAAGTTCTATCGTTGGATTGCTCTGAATCCAGGATTGTATGCTTGACGACAGATGGTATATTTGTGTTCGACGCGTTGAATCTGAACAATCCACCCATACGACGGGATTCAGGGCTAAAATACCAGTCGCGATGTATCAAACTTGTGGGAAAGGATGCTGGATATGTTCAAAGTTCGATTGATGGAAGGGTAGCTGTTGAATATTTCGATAATAGTGTTGCTAAATTTGCATTTAGGTGTCACAGGTTGAACTTGAAAGACATGCAGCTGGTGTTTCCTGTGAATGCACTTTGTTTTAATCCCATTTCTGGGATGTTGTATACTGGTGGGGCTGATGGAAAGGTTGTAGCTTGGAACTTGGTCTCAAAGAAAAAGTCTGAAGAGCTACCTAAAGTTGAAGATAGTGTTGTGAAGCTGTGTTGTAACAAGAAAGCGCTGATCATTGCTGCGTGTGACGATTCGTTCAAAACCGGTGCGGTAGCGGATGATGTAAAATTACATCCTAGTAGGATTTATATTATGCCGTTGAAAGCTTCCTGA
- the RKM4 gene encoding ribosomal lysine N-methyltransferase (Syntenic homolog of Ashbya gossypii AEL225C; Syntenic homolog of Saccharomyces cerevisiae YDR257C (RKM4)) → MADEFEAATDEFVRWLESSEAELSPKIKLVDHRSKGENRCVVASEDIAEGEVLFSLPRTFLLNVKTSALVKDYPAVEETLLNGFGHWEGLVTCLYYEYHVLKEKSRWWPYLKVLPSASQLDNLMYWTDEQLSHLQPSLIVSRIGKDNARQMFERVKKYVTEGNIKEIQQMTWEEFVHIASVIMAYSFDCELPEEDNAEEDEEEEDEDEARYIKCMVALADMLNSDTHLVNANLTYDDDMLRMVAIKDIPKGEQVYNIYGPFSNAEILRRYGYVEMSGSKYDYGEIKLEGIVAAISNRTGAEVAVLEKVLEILSSDEEWVSELFEDEDVILPIYDCYVDGHVLPQCTFVLQLLVTLSQVLKKTTTQDELVVQVRKTAKKVLQLLEGGRVTQQAVEIWKIIIENRLKDYPARPPKVDTNVITDGNAGVDQRRKEMANCILNSEIESLEACKNSLENSYTVIEDEKLLRNVMKRKLDGPDAISAKTQKKRK, encoded by the coding sequence ATGGCTGATGAGTTTGAAGCTGCAACTGATGAGTTCGTGCGCTGGCTAGAGAGCTCTGAGGCAGAATTGTCGCCGAAGATCAAGTTGGTTGATCATCGTAGTAAAGGTGAGAACCGCTGTGTTGTTGCCTCGGAGGATATCGCAGAGGGCGAAGTGCTTTTCAGCTTGCCAAGGACATTTCTTCTTAATGTGAAGACCAGTGCGCTGGTTAAGGACTACCCTGCAGTTGAAGAGACGTTGCTAAACGGCTTTGGTCATTGGGAAGGACTGGTTACTTGCCTGTACTACGAATACCATGTGTTGAAGGAAAAGTCCCGGTGGTGGCCGTACTTGAAAGTACTTCCAAGTGCTAGCCAACTTGACAATCTAATGTACTGGACCGATGAGCAGCTGTCCCATTTGCAGCCTTCGTTAATAGTCTCACGTATTGGTAAGGACAATGCTCGCCAGATGTTCGAGCGTGTGAAGAAATATGTTACCGAAGGGAACATCAAGGAAATTCAACAGATGACGTGGGAAGAGTTTGTCCATATTGCTTCTGTTATAATGGCATATTCTTTTGATTGTGAGCTCCCTGAAGAGGACAAtgctgaagaagatgaggaggaagaggatgaagatgaagctCGCTACATTAAATGTATGGTGGCCTTGGCCGACATGCTAAATTCTGATACACACCTAGTGAATGCTAACTTGACCTATGACGATGATATGTTGCGGATGGTGGCTATAAAGGATATCCCAAAGGGTGAACAAGTTTATAATATATACGGTCCTTTTTCCAATGCTGAAATCCTTAGACGTTACGGCTACGTTGAAATGAGCGGTTCAAAGTATGATTATGGAGAGATTAAACTCGAGGGTATAGTTGCTGCAATTTCCAACCGCACTGGTGCCGAGGTTGCTGTTCTAGAGAAAGTACTGGAAATATTATCGAGTGACGAAGAATGGGTTTCAGAACTATTCGAAGATGAAGACGTCATTTTACCAATCTACGACTGCTATGTGGATGGGCACGTCCTCCCTCAATGCACCTTTGTTCTGCAACTGCTGGTTACATTGAGTCAAGTTTTGAAAAAAACTACTACTCAAGATGAATTGGTGGTGCAAGTCAGAAAGACAGCGAAGAAGGTTCTTCAACTATTGGAAGGGGGGCGTGTAACACAACAGGCCGTTGAAATCTGGAAAATTATAATAGAAAATAGGCTTAAAGATTATCCTGCGCGTCCTCCCAAAGTTGATACCAATGTCATTACAGATGGTAATGCCGGTGTCGACCAACGCAGAAAAGAAATGGCCAATTGTATCCTAAACTCAGAAATTGAATCCTTGGAGGCCTGTAAAAACTCCTTAGAAAACTCCTACACTGTAATTGAGGACGAGAAGCTGCTTCGAAATGTTATGAAGAGGAAACTCGACGGTCCAGATGCCATATCAGCTAAAACTCAAAAAAAGAGGAAATAG